In one Drosophila albomicans strain 15112-1751.03 chromosome X, ASM965048v2, whole genome shotgun sequence genomic region, the following are encoded:
- the LOC117577650 gene encoding required for meiotic nuclear division protein 1 homolog, which produces MMLATRLTLCNSLRTLRTHTQLQLQRNLNWTTTARATATTIGSRQINKRFFASSIIKETTESPAATGPTESVAKAPLKGRVKTLPQVDEPLETALSPSRTRALRKKRLAIDELSALGFLKTRGYTTADEYNLEELHAALRQQNLYETKRFFSTDNLGVEQNVLFVTAKYPTGEQPREIFFFREGSVVFWNCTDIETNNVLNFLRSFERESYVSALVHGESEMMPYTYIASTAVDVEGDPVVDSSGDLDVASRAFFQNGKFYVTPDSDNFLYKYTFSNAIAQSIKLGLWEATLDRYIDSMEYLTEDLKRGRRLRISRAAMLRKTGELFALRHSINLSSDLLDAPDFYWDREELEGLYLQVCSYFSISRRTKVMNEKINHCVELAELVSHNLNDAHHIRLEWMIIILIMVEVGFEILHFVDGAFHQNEAVTAYPISQASA; this is translated from the coding sequence ATGATGCTGGCGACACGTCTAACGCTCTGCAACAGTCTACGCACTctgcgaacacacacacaactacaatTACAACGTAACTTGAActggacaacaacagcaagagcaacagcaacaacaattggtagcaggcaaataaacaaacggTTCTTCGCCTCGAGTATAATCAAGGAGACAACCGAATCACCTGCAGCAACTGGCCCCACCGAGTCTGTAGCCAAAGCGCCGCTTAAAGGACGCGTTAAGACGCTGCCACAGGTGGACGAACCGTTGGAGACGGCACTATCGCCAAGTCGCACACGAGCGTTGCGCAAGAAGCGTTTGGCCATCGATGAGTTGTCAGCATTGGGATTTCTCAAGACACGCGGATATACGACGGCCGATGAATACAATCTGGAGGAGTTGCATGCGGCACTGCGCCAACAGAATCTATATGAAACGAAACGTTTCTTCTCCACCGACAATTTGGGCGTCGAACAGAATGTTCTGTTTGTCACAGCGAAATATCCGACAGGCGAACAGCCACGTGAAATATTCTTTTTCCGTGAAGGATCTGTGGTGTTTTGGAATTGCACCGACATCGAAACGAATAATGTGCTCAATTTTCTACGCAGCTTCGAACGAGAATCGTATGTGAGCGCTTTGGTCCATGGAGAAAGTGAAATGATGCCATACACGTACATAGCATCGACAGCTGTCGATGTCGAAGGTGATCCGGTAGTGGATTCGTCCGGTGATTTGGATGTGGCATCGCGCGCCTTCTTTCAGAATGGCAAATTCTATGTGACGCCGGACAGCGATAATTTCCTCTACAAATACACATTCTCCAATGCGATCGCCCAGTCGATTAAGCTGGGTCTATGGGAAGCCACATTGGATCGCTATATCGATTCTATGGAGTATCTTACCGAAGATCTGAAGCGTGGACGACGTTTGCGCATCTCACGTGCGGCCATGTTGCGCAAAACGGGTGAATTGTTTGCCTTGCGGCATTCCATTAACTTGTCATCGGATCTTTTGGATGCACCCGATTTCTATTGGGATCGCGAGGAGCTGGAGGGATTGTATTTGCAGGTGTGCTCATATTTTAGCATTTCGCGTCGAACCAAGGTGATGAACGAGAAGATCAATCATTGCGTGGAGCTGGCGGAGTTGGTGTCACATAATTTGAACGATGCCCATCACATACGCCTCGAGTGGATGATCATTATACTGATTATGGTCGAGGTGGGATTCGAGATATTACATTTTGTCGATGGTGCATTTCATCAGAACGAAGCGGTGACTGCTTATCCCATTTCCCAAGCTAGCGCTTAG
- the LOC117575547 gene encoding anaphase-promoting complex subunit 7 encodes MENVLFANVQNLYDNGLYECTIPVASLLATVLQNDRNVATLEMEYQTMLYLSSANYKERNYRLACSQLEGVLKQRKTMWRYKSYHLSAIESSYTQFQDAELRYRIAKCYREMGDDQMAISVLQATKSRTPKLNMLMAKLQLHHARYLTKTQKAAAYKDVLRDCPMSLTAIEALIELGIEGSEVHSMVVNASNMSKHIEWLSSWIKAHAQMYGCKHLEAAKTFQQLNETTLLRQNHHLLTNIGKCLYYYGNFIQAELYLETAARNNTYNMNAIGLLAVVYEYNGKKNVEQETLIAPIRTRSTGEFKSPHWFLLAQLAYANSKYERALIYTDRALDIDPRNMEALLLRGKLFGGLGRNEEAIQAFRTAQCLGPYRFEIYKGLLACYIRQKRMKESHNMCALAVRYFSTSPRSYTMFGHTLFHSSNPQVKKSAKKFVEKALQIDEHYAPGIALMAGIFQHEGAAQEAIGLLRKQVTNYPHPKLFAMLAELLSSEKDLDGALHFYMKALRMEPTFRRALDGFDALTKVARSANAATANAATNKPSETSAASCASGSGSGSGSGNISVTASTSSSSSSNQNANNVTSSGGQSSGSGMNTSAVSTASTATATTAATSGSASATATTTTTASGTMATPCGTPNHEWLLDCEEMSNDVLELSSPAVAQEDGDFDTFSDDPFWQDIDVDITN; translated from the exons ATGGAGAACGTGCTATTTGCCAATGTGCAAAACCTGTATGATAATGGGCTCTACGAGTGCACAATACCCGTG GCAAGCCTGCTGGCAACGGTACTGCAGAACGATCGCAATGTGGCCACACTGGAAATGGAGTACCAAACGATGCTGTATTTGAGCAGTGCCAATTACAAGGAGCGCAACTATCGGCTCGCCTGCAGTCAGCTGGAAGGCGTGCTGAAGCAACGCAAGACAATGTGGCGCTACAAGAGCTACCATCTATCGGCCATCGAAAGCTCCTACACACAGTTCCAGGATGCAGAGCTCCGTTATCGCATAGCGAAATGTTATCGCGAGATGGGTGACGACCAAATGGCGATCAGTGTACTGCAGGCGACCAAAAGTCGGACACCAAAGTTAAATATGCTGATGGccaagctgcagctgcatcaTGCACGCTACTTGACCAAAACGCAAAAAGCCGCCGCCTACAAGGATGTGTTGCGTGATTGTCCCATGTCCTTGACGGCCATCGAGGCGCTCATCGAACTGGGCATCGAGGGCAGCGAGGTGCATTCCATGGTGGTGAATG CTTCCAACATGTCGAAGCACATCGAATGGCTGAGCAGCTGGATCAAGGCACACGCCCAAATGTATGGCTGCAAGCATCTGGAGGCGGCCAAGACATTTCAGCAGCTCAATGAGACGACATTGCTGCGCCAAAACCATCATCTGTTGACCAACATTGGCAAGTGTCTCTACTACTATGGCAACTTTATACAGGCGGAACTGTATCTGGAAACGGCCGCCCGGAATAATACATACAACATGAACGCGATAGGCCTGCTCGCCGTTGTCTATGAGTACAATGGCAAAAAGAATGTGGAGCAGGAGACATTGATTGCACCAATCCGGACACGCAGCACCGGTGAATTCAAGTCACCGCATTGGTTCCTCTTGGCCCAATTGGCCTACGCCAATTCCAAGTATGAGCGTGCCCTGATCTACACGGATCGCGCTCTCGATATCGATCCGCGCAACATGGAAGCCCTGCTGTTGCGTGGCAAACTCTTTGGCGGCCTTGGACGCAACGAGGAGGCAATTCAGGCGTTCCGCACTGCCCAATGTTTGGGGCCGTATCGCTTTGAGATCTACAAGGGGCTGTTGGCCTGCTACATCAGACAGAAGCGCATGAAGGAGTCACACAATATGTGTGCGCTTGCAGTGCGCTATTTCAGCACCTCACCACGCAGCTACACCATGTTTGGTCACACACTCTTTCACTCCAGCAATCCGCAGGTAAAGAAGAGCGCCAAGAAATTCGTAGAGAAGGCCCTGCAAATCGATGAGCACTATGCCCCAGGCATTGCACTGATGGCGGGCATCTTTCAGCATGAGGGAGCCGCACAGGAGGCGATTGGTTTGCTCCGCAAGCAGGTCACCAATTATCCGCATCCAAAGCTATTTGCCATGCTCGCCGAGCTGTTGAGCAGCGAAAAGGATCTCGATGGTGCCCTGCACTTTTACATGAAGGCACTCAG AATGGAGCCCACTTTCCGACGCGCCTTAGACGGCTTCGATGCACTGACGAAGGTGGCACGCAGCGCCAACGCCGCCACCGCCAATGCGGCGACCAACAAGCCAAGCGAGACAAGCGCCGCCAGCTGCGCCAGCGGGAGTGGaagtgggagtgggagtggcAACATCAGTGTTACGGCGAgtacaagcagcagcagttccaGCAATCAAAATGCCAACAATGTGACCAGCAGCGGTGGTCAGAGTTCTGGCAGCGGAATGAATACGTCGGCGGTATCGACGGCatcgacggcgacagcgacaacagcagcaacatcagggTCAGCCTCGGCgacggcaacgacgacgacgacggcgtcAGGAACAATGGCAACGCCATGTGGGACACCGAATCATGAGTGGCTGCTCGACTGCGAGGAGATGTCCAATGATGTGCTAGAGTTGTCATCGCCGGCGGTGGCCCAAGAGGATGGCGATTTCGATACGTTCTCCGATGATCCCTTTTGGCAGGACATCGATGTggatataacaaattaa